From one Bacteroides eggerthii genomic stretch:
- a CDS encoding Lrp/AsnC family transcriptional regulator, translating to MGHHQLDTLDEQILQLIADNARIPFLEVARACNVSGAAIHQRIQKLTNLGILKGSEYVIDPEKIGYETCAYIGIYLKDPATFDAVTKALEAIPEIVECHFTTGKYDMFIKLYARNNHHLLSIIHDKLQPLGLSRTETLISFHEAIKRQMPIVVEDEEE from the coding sequence ATGGGACATCATCAATTGGATACTTTAGACGAGCAAATACTGCAGTTGATTGCCGATAATGCACGTATTCCTTTCCTTGAAGTGGCCAGAGCTTGTAATGTATCTGGAGCAGCTATTCATCAACGTATTCAGAAACTCACTAATCTGGGGATATTGAAAGGATCGGAATATGTTATAGATCCGGAGAAGATAGGATATGAGACCTGTGCATATATCGGAATTTATTTAAAAGATCCCGCTACTTTTGATGCTGTGACAAAAGCGTTGGAGGCTATTCCTGAAATTGTGGAGTGTCACTTTACGACAGGTAAGTATGATATGTTCATTAAGTTGTATGCCCGGAACAATCACCATTTACTGAGTATTATTCACGATAAGCTGCAACCGTTGGGCTTGTCGCGTACGGAAACGTTAATCTCTTTCCACGAAGCGATTAAGCGTCAGATGCCGATAGTAGTAGAAGATGAAGAGGAGTAA
- a CDS encoding GNAT family N-acetyltransferase, which yields MIKFQRITTKDATLYNYMEQLMTASFPSEEYRPLEELRNYTDTKTHFYCNIILHHDTPVGFITYWDFGHFYYVEHFAIDPSLRNGGHGKNVLNHLCQQLNKPIILEVEMPEEEMAIRRINFYKRHGFTLWEKPYMQPPYKVGDNYLPMLLMAHGNLECEKDFEQVKKCIYREVYKAE from the coding sequence ATGATTAAATTTCAACGTATCACAACTAAGGATGCAACCTTGTACAATTACATGGAACAACTGATGACCGCCTCTTTTCCTTCGGAAGAATATCGCCCATTGGAAGAATTGCGTAATTATACAGATACTAAAACCCATTTTTACTGCAACATCATTCTTCATCACGACACTCCGGTCGGATTTATCACGTACTGGGATTTCGGACATTTTTATTACGTAGAGCATTTCGCTATTGACCCTTCCCTACGCAATGGAGGTCATGGCAAGAATGTCTTAAACCATTTATGCCAGCAGCTCAACAAGCCCATTATTCTAGAAGTAGAAATGCCCGAGGAGGAAATGGCAATACGACGAATCAATTTCTATAAACGGCATGGTTTTACCTTATGGGAAAAGCCATATATGCAACCACCTTATAAAGTGGGAGATAATTATCTTCCTATGCTATTAATGGCTCATGGCAACTTGGAATGTGAGAAAGACTTTGAGCAGGTAAAAAAATGTATTTACCGGGAAGTATACAAAGCAGAATAA
- a CDS encoding IgA Peptidase M64, translating to MKKYILLLLCLTAVSPIYAQVFAEYFADKTLRADYIFSGNASQQDICLDGLSSLPTWAGRKHHLAELPLQGNGQIVMRDAASGKTIYTTSFSSLFQEWLETDEAKSVTKGFENTFLLPYPLQPAEIEIILLDSRRNIRVSMRHTIHPDDVLIAQKGNSHITPHKYLLQNGDADKCIDVAILAEGYTPQEMQTFYKDAGIACESLFAHEPFKSMKKRFNIVAVASPSTDSGVSVPRLNEWKHTAFSSHFSTFYSDRYLTTSRVRAVHDALAGIPYEHIIILANTEEYGGGGIYNSYTLTTAHHAMFRPVVVHEFGHSFGGLADEYFYDNDIMTDTYPLDIEPWEQNISTQVDFASKWKDMLPSNIPIPTPISVSEKYPTGVYEGGGYSAKGIFRPADNCRMRTNEYPEFCPVCQRALRRIINFYTE from the coding sequence ATGAAAAAATATATTTTACTTTTACTCTGTCTAACAGCAGTCTCTCCCATATATGCACAGGTATTTGCCGAATATTTTGCAGACAAAACGCTTCGTGCCGATTACATATTCAGCGGCAATGCATCCCAACAAGACATTTGTCTGGACGGCCTGTCCTCTCTCCCCACATGGGCGGGAAGAAAACATCATCTGGCGGAACTTCCATTACAAGGCAACGGACAGATTGTCATGCGCGATGCAGCCAGTGGAAAGACTATTTATACAACTTCCTTTTCCTCGCTCTTTCAGGAATGGCTGGAAACAGATGAAGCCAAAAGTGTAACAAAGGGATTTGAAAATACATTCCTTCTTCCGTATCCCCTCCAACCGGCCGAAATAGAAATAATTCTACTCGATTCGCGCCGCAACATTCGTGTCTCCATGAGGCATACCATACACCCTGACGATGTGTTGATAGCACAAAAAGGGAACTCACACATTACTCCGCATAAATACCTGCTACAAAATGGAGATGCCGACAAATGCATTGATGTAGCTATCCTCGCAGAAGGATACACCCCTCAGGAAATGCAGACATTCTATAAAGATGCCGGTATTGCCTGTGAGAGCCTTTTTGCACACGAGCCTTTCAAGTCCATGAAGAAACGTTTCAATATTGTTGCTGTCGCCAGCCCTTCCACAGACAGTGGAGTCAGCGTGCCAAGACTGAACGAATGGAAGCACACTGCTTTCAGCTCACATTTCAGTACATTCTACTCCGACCGTTATTTGACCACATCACGCGTAAGAGCAGTACATGATGCCTTAGCGGGAATCCCTTATGAGCACATTATCATATTAGCCAATACGGAAGAGTACGGTGGTGGAGGTATTTATAATTCCTACACCCTGACCACTGCTCATCACGCCATGTTTCGTCCGGTAGTAGTACATGAATTCGGACATAGCTTTGGCGGACTTGCCGATGAATATTTCTATGACAACGATATTATGACAGACACTTATCCATTGGATATAGAGCCATGGGAACAGAACATCAGTACACAAGTGGACTTTGCGTCGAAATGGAAAGACATGCTTCCCTCAAACATTCCTATTCCCACTCCGATAAGTGTAAGTGAAAAATACCCGACAGGTGTGTATGAAGGAGGAGGCTACTCTGCAAAGGGTATTTTCCGCCCGGCAGATAACTGCCGCATGCGCACCAACGAATATCCGGAATTCTGTCCTGTGTGCCAACGTGCTCTCCGCCGAATCATAAATTTTTATACTGAATAA
- a CDS encoding TIM-barrel domain-containing protein yields MTRKTLFLFVLLIGCFTAFAQNDSPKSNCVNIELPTGKLSLQPLNQNTVRVRFTKGQAVPKEELIYTEDVASPAYKVKENNTSLKLSLEKMIVVYDKQRHTLTFTDAKGQIILQEKEGGRLLKSSTVQGEPTFLAEQHFLSPADEYLFGTGQFQDGYLNVRGLSRRLTQVNTQIAIPFILSNKGYGILWNNYGLTDFNPADESVKLLPAKTEGQAVTVDATSTKGNKRETRLFKSFTATFSVPADGQYGLLLDVGQRMARKHYIAIDGNKIVDVNNLWLPPTTSVIVELSKGEHTVEVQGVKEDSPVLYWRQVTDETVFRSPVAHSLDYTVFSGNADEIIAGYRQLTGKAPMLPLWALGYIHCRERYNTQAELLENAHEFRKRKLPVDVIVQDWQWWGKYGWNAMQFDESKYPDPGKMVRELHNMNMHLMLSVWSKIDKQSALGKQMESKGFYIPGTDWIDFFNPDAAAFYWHNFSSKLLKPYKIDAWWQDATEPENDDLLNRRINNGKTLGEFYRNVYPLFVNKTVYEGLRKDDPDRRAMILTRSGFSGIQRYGAVTWSGDVGNDWETLRRQIAGGLGQMATGLPWWTYDAGGFFRPSDQYTNKDYQERMLRWIQAGTFLPLMRIHGYMSQTEPWRYGEQVEHIVSDFLDLRYRLLPYIYSHTALVSHQGGTFMRPLIFDFSQDKEALKQQNEYMFGNSLLINPITQSNVQSWKTYLPEHEAGWIDFWNGKAYEGGEYVDIPASIEKIPVFVKAGTILPLGMKKQYASENLSAPLEIHIYPGEDASFILYEDEGDNYNYEKGAYSNIRFNWNDRKRVLTIEERQGEYPGMQANRTLRIISPSAEKTVVYQGKRMKIQLP; encoded by the coding sequence ATGACAAGAAAAACACTGTTTTTATTCGTTTTGCTGATTGGTTGCTTTACGGCCTTTGCCCAAAATGATTCTCCTAAAAGCAATTGTGTGAATATCGAATTGCCAACAGGAAAGCTTTCTTTACAACCGCTCAATCAGAATACGGTGCGCGTAAGGTTCACCAAAGGACAGGCTGTTCCGAAAGAAGAATTAATCTATACAGAAGATGTAGCGTCTCCTGCATATAAAGTGAAAGAGAATAATACCTCACTGAAACTTTCACTTGAGAAAATGATTGTAGTTTATGACAAACAGCGTCATACACTGACTTTTACCGATGCTAAAGGGCAAATTATCTTGCAGGAAAAAGAAGGAGGGCGTTTATTGAAAAGTTCTACTGTTCAAGGCGAACCGACCTTTTTGGCCGAACAACATTTCTTATCACCGGCTGATGAATACTTGTTTGGCACCGGACAATTTCAAGATGGCTATTTAAATGTGCGGGGACTGAGCAGACGCCTTACACAAGTTAATACACAGATCGCAATTCCTTTTATTCTTTCCAACAAGGGATATGGCATTTTGTGGAACAACTATGGTCTGACAGACTTTAATCCTGCCGACGAGTCTGTAAAGTTATTACCGGCAAAGACAGAGGGACAAGCCGTTACAGTGGACGCGACAAGTACAAAAGGCAATAAACGTGAGACTCGTCTCTTCAAGTCATTCACAGCAACATTCAGTGTTCCGGCCGACGGACAGTACGGATTGCTGTTGGATGTAGGGCAGCGTATGGCACGCAAACATTACATCGCTATTGATGGAAATAAAATTGTCGATGTGAATAATTTGTGGCTCCCTCCTACAACTTCCGTTATAGTAGAATTATCGAAAGGAGAACATACTGTTGAAGTACAGGGCGTAAAGGAAGATTCCCCCGTATTATATTGGAGACAAGTGACCGATGAGACTGTCTTCCGTTCTCCGGTAGCACATTCTTTGGACTATACCGTATTCTCCGGAAATGCTGATGAAATAATAGCCGGTTACCGTCAGTTGACAGGCAAAGCGCCTATGTTGCCGCTTTGGGCATTAGGCTATATTCATTGCAGGGAACGTTATAATACACAAGCGGAGCTGTTGGAAAACGCACATGAATTTAGGAAACGGAAGCTCCCTGTGGATGTAATCGTACAAGATTGGCAATGGTGGGGAAAGTACGGGTGGAATGCCATGCAATTCGATGAAAGCAAATATCCGGATCCCGGCAAAATGGTACGTGAGCTTCATAACATGAACATGCACCTGATGTTGTCCGTTTGGTCTAAAATAGATAAGCAATCGGCACTTGGAAAGCAAATGGAGTCTAAAGGTTTTTACATTCCCGGCACAGATTGGATTGATTTCTTCAATCCTGATGCAGCAGCTTTTTATTGGCATAATTTTAGCAGTAAACTATTGAAGCCCTACAAAATTGATGCGTGGTGGCAGGACGCTACCGAACCGGAAAATGATGATTTACTGAACCGGCGAATAAACAATGGGAAAACTCTGGGTGAATTCTACCGCAATGTTTATCCGCTTTTTGTGAATAAAACCGTCTATGAAGGCTTACGTAAGGATGACCCGGATCGGCGTGCTATGATATTAACCCGAAGCGGGTTCTCCGGTATACAACGATATGGTGCAGTAACATGGTCGGGAGACGTAGGCAATGACTGGGAAACACTTCGTCGGCAAATAGCTGGCGGATTAGGGCAAATGGCTACCGGTCTGCCTTGGTGGACCTATGATGCAGGCGGCTTTTTCCGCCCTTCCGACCAGTATACGAATAAAGATTACCAGGAACGAATGTTGCGTTGGATACAGGCCGGAACCTTCCTGCCATTGATGCGTATTCATGGTTATATGAGTCAGACAGAGCCTTGGCGGTACGGAGAACAAGTGGAACACATTGTTTCCGACTTCTTAGACCTACGTTATCGCCTATTACCCTATATATATTCACATACTGCATTAGTTTCACACCAAGGAGGTACTTTTATGCGTCCGCTGATATTTGATTTTTCACAAGATAAGGAGGCTTTGAAACAGCAGAATGAATATATGTTTGGAAACTCCTTACTGATTAATCCCATAACCCAAAGCAATGTACAAAGCTGGAAAACCTACCTTCCTGAACATGAGGCAGGATGGATTGATTTTTGGAATGGAAAGGCCTATGAGGGAGGAGAATACGTGGATATTCCGGCATCAATAGAGAAAATCCCGGTATTTGTAAAAGCCGGTACCATATTACCGTTAGGCATGAAAAAGCAATATGCTTCGGAAAATCTTAGCGCCCCCTTGGAGATACACATTTATCCGGGTGAAGACGCTTCATTCATTTTATACGAGGATGAGGGAGATAATTACAATTATGAAAAAGGGGCATATAGCAACATCCGTTTTAACTGGAATGACCGTAAACGAGTATTGACGATAGAAGAACGACAAGGAGAATATCCCGGCATGCAGGCCAACAGGACTCTCCGTATCATAAGTCCGTCTGCGGAAAAAACAGTCGTATATCAAGGTAAAAGGATGAAAATCCAATTGCCATAA
- a CDS encoding dihydrofolate reductase, with protein sequence MGIGYENKLLFWLPNDLKRFKALTTGNTIIMGRKTFESLPKGALPNRRNIVLSTRPDTQCPGAEVFPSLEEALKNCAQDEQVYIIGGASVYHQALPLADALCLTEIDAEAPHADAYFPEVDLKIWQEKSRDSHPIDEKHPCAYAFVDYIRR encoded by the coding sequence ATGGGCATCGGTTACGAAAACAAATTATTGTTCTGGCTTCCCAATGACCTGAAACGCTTTAAAGCGCTTACTACCGGAAATACAATCATCATGGGACGGAAAACCTTTGAGTCACTGCCCAAAGGCGCTTTACCCAACCGTCGCAACATAGTCTTGTCTACCCGCCCCGATACCCAATGCCCGGGTGCAGAAGTATTCCCCTCTCTTGAGGAAGCCTTGAAAAACTGTGCACAGGACGAACAAGTCTACATTATAGGCGGAGCCAGCGTATATCACCAAGCCCTCCCTTTGGCAGACGCACTTTGCCTTACCGAAATAGATGCTGAAGCTCCCCATGCAGATGCATACTTTCCGGAAGTAGATCTTAAAATATGGCAAGAAAAAAGCAGGGACTCCCATCCGATAGACGAGAAACATCCCTGCGCTTATGCTTTTGTCGATTATATCCGCCGATAG
- a CDS encoding ExbD/TolR family protein, whose product MGKFNKTGKREMPALNTSSLPDLIFTLLFFFMIVTTMREVTLKVEFKVPQATELEKLEKKSLVTFIYVGKPTAEFRKKLGNESRIQLNDSYAEVAAIQDYIIGERASMKEEDQPQMTVSLKVDQDTKMGIVTDIKEALRKAYALKINYSAQPRQ is encoded by the coding sequence ATGGGAAAATTTAATAAAACTGGCAAACGTGAAATGCCGGCGTTGAACACTTCTTCTCTGCCTGACCTTATCTTCACCTTGTTGTTCTTCTTTATGATTGTAACAACTATGCGTGAGGTAACATTAAAGGTTGAGTTTAAGGTTCCGCAAGCAACAGAGTTGGAAAAACTTGAAAAGAAGTCTTTGGTTACGTTTATCTATGTAGGAAAACCTACTGCTGAATTCCGTAAGAAATTAGGTAATGAAAGCCGTATCCAATTAAATGACAGTTATGCTGAAGTTGCTGCAATTCAAGATTACATTATTGGTGAACGTGCCAGTATGAAAGAAGAAGACCAGCCGCAGATGACAGTGTCTTTGAAAGTTGACCAAGATACGAAAATGGGTATCGTAACAGATATCAAAGAGGCTCTTCGTAAGGCTTATGCATTGAAAATTAACTATTCTGCGCAACCGCGTCAGTAA
- a CDS encoding ExbD/TolR family protein: MAKGKRKVPDINSSSTADIAFLLLIFFLITTSMDTDRGLARRLPPPPEQEQNNDDIKLKERNVLQVFLNMNDQLMCGNDYITTDQLRAKAKEFIANPYNDDSKPEKYSKDIPFFGNMMITEKHVVSLRCDRGSSYKAYIAVQNELVAAYNELRDELAQEKWQKNYADLNEDQQKAIRDIYPQKISEAEPKKYGEKK, translated from the coding sequence ATGGCAAAAGGAAAAAGAAAAGTTCCTGATATTAACTCAAGTTCTACGGCGGATATTGCCTTCCTGTTGTTGATCTTCTTCTTGATTACAACGTCTATGGATACTGACCGTGGTTTGGCAAGACGTTTGCCACCTCCACCGGAGCAGGAACAGAACAATGACGATATTAAGTTGAAAGAGCGCAACGTATTGCAAGTCTTCCTGAATATGAACGACCAGTTGATGTGCGGAAACGATTATATCACAACTGATCAATTACGTGCAAAAGCAAAAGAATTTATTGCCAACCCGTATAACGATGATTCCAAACCGGAAAAATACTCAAAAGATATTCCGTTCTTTGGTAACATGATGATTACGGAAAAGCATGTAGTTTCTTTGCGTTGTGACCGTGGTTCTTCTTATAAGGCATATATTGCTGTACAGAATGAGTTGGTTGCAGCTTATAATGAGTTGCGTGATGAACTGGCTCAGGAAAAATGGCAGAAAAATTATGCTGATTTGAACGAGGACCAACAAAAAGCAATTCGTGATATTTATCCTCAGAAGATCTCTGAGGCAGAACCTAAAAAGTACGGAGAAAAGAAGTAA
- a CDS encoding glycoside hydrolase family 43 protein has product MKSSLKLLAFCSLLSTTALSQELSLNMPIIQTKYTADPAPIVYNDTVYLFTSHDEDDGENFHMKDWLLYTSTDMVNWQDRGAVASLKDFKWYKGNNGAWAQQVVRRNGKWYMYCPIHGNGIGVLVSDSPYGPFKDPINKPLVWQKEHWYDIDPTVYIDDDGQAYMYWGNPNLYCVKLNEDMISYSGEIMELPHIEDYQEGPWFYKRNGHYYLAFASTCCPEGIGYAMSKNPLGPWEYKGHIMDHTPRTRGNHPGIIDYKGKSYCFGQNYDIFRLETSRHAERRSVSVAEMEYNPNGTIRMLPYFHECKLEQIEKFNPYRKVEAETMAWGFGLKTTPKNIWSHEHWNQLVTSIDDGEYLMVKGVDFGKGAKTFKVSASAHLYGGILEIHIDQKDGPCVGTVNISHTKSELREFTTSVVNLNGVHDLYLVFKGGKELKKNLFMLDWWAFE; this is encoded by the coding sequence ATGAAATCTTCTTTAAAACTTTTAGCATTTTGCTCATTACTCTCGACAACCGCCTTGTCACAAGAACTATCGTTGAACATGCCCATCATCCAAACCAAGTACACAGCCGACCCGGCTCCTATTGTGTACAATGACACTGTCTATCTCTTTACCAGCCACGATGAGGATGACGGCGAAAATTTTCACATGAAGGACTGGCTCCTCTACACCTCTACCGATATGGTGAACTGGCAGGATCGTGGCGCCGTAGCCTCGCTCAAAGATTTCAAATGGTACAAAGGCAACAATGGTGCCTGGGCACAGCAAGTGGTTCGCCGCAACGGCAAATGGTATATGTATTGCCCCATTCATGGCAACGGCATCGGCGTGCTGGTGTCCGACTCTCCTTACGGCCCTTTTAAAGATCCCATAAACAAACCGCTGGTATGGCAAAAGGAACACTGGTACGATATTGACCCCACAGTATATATTGATGATGACGGCCAAGCCTATATGTACTGGGGTAACCCGAATCTCTATTGTGTGAAACTGAATGAAGACATGATTTCCTACTCAGGCGAAATCATGGAGCTACCCCATATCGAAGATTATCAGGAAGGCCCTTGGTTCTATAAGCGAAACGGACACTACTATTTAGCCTTTGCCTCTACATGCTGCCCTGAGGGTATCGGCTATGCCATGAGTAAAAACCCGCTTGGGCCATGGGAGTATAAAGGGCATATTATGGACCATACCCCGCGGACTCGTGGCAATCATCCCGGCATCATAGACTACAAGGGTAAATCTTACTGTTTTGGACAAAACTATGATATCTTCCGTTTGGAAACAAGCCGCCACGCAGAACGGCGCTCGGTGTCGGTTGCTGAAATGGAGTATAACCCTAACGGCACCATCCGCATGCTGCCTTATTTTCACGAATGTAAATTGGAACAGATTGAGAAATTCAATCCCTACCGTAAAGTAGAAGCAGAAACAATGGCTTGGGGCTTCGGGCTGAAGACCACTCCCAAGAATATCTGGAGTCACGAACACTGGAACCAGCTGGTAACAAGTATAGATGACGGCGAATACCTAATGGTGAAAGGTGTTGATTTTGGAAAAGGAGCCAAGACGTTTAAAGTCTCCGCTTCTGCCCACCTATATGGCGGCATATTGGAAATTCACATTGACCAAAAAGATGGTCCATGTGTCGGCACAGTGAATATCTCACATACGAAAAGTGAACTTCGCGAGTTTACGACGTCTGTTGTGAACTTGAATGGCGTACACGATCTCTATCTTGTTTTTAAAGGTGGGAAAGAACTGAAAAAGAACCTATTTATGTTGGACTGGTGGGCATTCGAGTAA
- a CDS encoding glycoside hydrolase family 97 protein: MYLPRNIWFVLVVIMISSCSTETLDVTSPTGKLGVTVEPMEGKAYDKITFSVNYDGKTILSQTELGLETDVQKFYGNLKLKSVSKAKRIVDDYKMITGKRSHCINEAFERTYSFENQEGNALDITFRVYDNGVVFRYEINTIADKEYVVDEYTAYNIPQGAKRWMQQYDPGYEKFFPVSTDGKLPGRPKVNSWGYPGLVELQDSVFMLITEANIRRGHCGSLLFNGDNNDRYQVKLADKKQVAEKTWVSPWRVLIIGGLSDIVESTLVTDVSDPSKVEYTEWINPGMVSWIYWAYNHGSKDYQKVKEYIDLAAEMHWPYNLIDWEWDEMSNGGNLQDAVKYTLNKGIKPLLWYNSSTNWIGPGPLFRLNKKQDREKEYAWLSEMGIAGIKVDFFSGDSVSTMNYYIDLLEDAIKYKLMLNFHGATIPRGWQRTYPHMMSVEGVYGAEWYNNAPILTNRAAEHNATLPFTRNVVGPMDYTPGTFSNSQHPHITSYAHELALPVIFESALQHMPDRPSVYYGLPEPVKRLLSELPVAWDDTKLLAGYPGEEVILARRKGDVWYIGGINGTNETKTLHISLDKIAVSDKKISIFKDGIDDKHFAIEENIPLANVKSDLTIECLPRGGFVAVIK; encoded by the coding sequence ATGTATTTACCAAGAAATATATGGTTTGTACTAGTTGTCATCATGATCAGCTCATGCAGTACAGAAACATTGGATGTAACCTCTCCTACCGGTAAACTAGGAGTTACAGTGGAGCCTATGGAGGGAAAGGCTTATGACAAGATTACTTTTTCTGTGAACTATGACGGAAAAACTATCCTTTCCCAAACAGAACTGGGGTTGGAAACAGATGTTCAGAAGTTTTATGGAAATTTGAAGCTGAAATCTGTTTCTAAGGCAAAACGAATCGTCGATGATTACAAGATGATAACGGGAAAACGCAGTCATTGTATCAATGAAGCCTTTGAAAGGACCTATTCTTTTGAAAACCAAGAAGGAAACGCTTTGGATATTACATTCAGAGTATATGACAATGGGGTCGTTTTCAGATATGAAATTAATACTATTGCAGACAAAGAATATGTCGTTGATGAATATACGGCATATAATATTCCGCAAGGAGCCAAAAGATGGATGCAGCAATACGACCCCGGATACGAAAAGTTTTTTCCGGTATCAACAGATGGAAAACTCCCCGGCCGTCCCAAAGTTAACTCTTGGGGATATCCCGGACTCGTAGAGTTGCAGGATTCTGTATTTATGCTGATAACAGAAGCAAATATCAGACGTGGACATTGCGGTTCTCTTTTATTCAACGGTGATAACAATGACAGATACCAAGTGAAACTTGCCGATAAAAAACAGGTCGCTGAAAAAACATGGGTTTCTCCTTGGAGAGTACTCATTATAGGAGGTTTGTCCGATATTGTGGAGTCAACACTGGTAACTGACGTCTCTGACCCTTCTAAAGTAGAATATACAGAATGGATAAATCCCGGCATGGTGTCCTGGATATACTGGGCATATAACCATGGCTCTAAGGATTATCAAAAAGTCAAAGAGTATATTGATTTGGCAGCTGAAATGCATTGGCCTTACAACTTGATTGATTGGGAATGGGATGAAATGAGCAATGGAGGCAATCTTCAAGATGCTGTGAAGTATACTTTAAACAAGGGTATTAAGCCTTTGCTATGGTATAACTCAAGTACAAACTGGATTGGTCCCGGCCCCTTGTTCCGTTTGAATAAAAAGCAAGACCGGGAAAAAGAATATGCATGGTTGAGCGAAATGGGAATTGCCGGTATTAAAGTGGACTTCTTCTCGGGTGACAGTGTTTCTACCATGAATTACTATATAGATTTGCTCGAAGATGCCATAAAATATAAACTAATGCTTAATTTTCATGGGGCTACTATTCCGCGAGGGTGGCAACGTACATATCCCCACATGATGTCGGTTGAGGGGGTATATGGCGCCGAATGGTATAATAACGCTCCAATATTAACCAATCGGGCTGCCGAGCATAACGCGACTTTGCCTTTTACAAGAAATGTTGTAGGGCCGATGGATTATACTCCGGGAACTTTTTCCAATTCTCAACATCCTCATATTACTTCATATGCCCATGAACTGGCATTGCCGGTCATTTTTGAATCAGCGCTGCAGCATATGCCGGACAGACCCTCTGTTTATTATGGCTTACCGGAACCGGTGAAGAGACTTTTGTCAGAACTGCCTGTTGCATGGGATGATACAAAATTATTAGCCGGTTATCCGGGAGAAGAAGTAATCCTGGCACGTCGTAAAGGCGACGTATGGTATATTGGAGGCATCAATGGCACTAATGAAACAAAAACACTTCATATATCATTAGATAAAATAGCTGTTAGCGATAAGAAAATCTCTATATTCAAAGATGGTATAGATGACAAGCATTTTGCCATTGAAGAAAATATCCCTTTGGCAAATGTTAAATCAGACCTGACAATAGAGTGTTTGCCACGTGGTGGTTTTGTAGCCGTCATAAAATAA
- a CDS encoding MotA/TolQ/ExbB proton channel family protein: protein MKKLFAIVAVMGVLTFGSTQLAQAQDAPAAEQTEQAAPAAQAAPADEVAAPAVEAEEGGIHKEIKTKFIEGTASFMSLVAIALVIGLAFCIERIIYLSLAEINTKKFMAAIEAALEKGDVEAAKDIARNTRGPIASIYYQGLMRIDQGIDVVEKSVVSYGGVQAGYLEKGCSWITLFIAMAPSLGFLGTVIGMVQAFDKIQQVGDISPTVVAGGMKVALITTIFGLIVALILQVFYNYILSKIEALTSEMEDSSISLLDMVIKYDLKYKK, encoded by the coding sequence ATGAAAAAGTTATTTGCAATTGTTGCTGTGATGGGAGTCTTAACATTTGGCTCAACTCAACTTGCTCAGGCTCAAGATGCTCCTGCTGCTGAACAAACAGAACAAGCTGCTCCTGCAGCACAAGCAGCTCCTGCTGACGAAGTTGCTGCTCCTGCTGTTGAAGCTGAAGAAGGCGGTATTCACAAAGAAATCAAAACTAAGTTTATTGAAGGTACTGCATCTTTCATGAGTTTGGTTGCTATCGCATTGGTTATCGGTCTTGCTTTCTGTATTGAACGTATCATTTACTTGAGCTTGGCTGAAATCAACACTAAGAAGTTTATGGCTGCTATTGAAGCTGCTTTGGAAAAAGGCGACGTTGAAGCTGCTAAAGACATCGCACGCAACACAAGAGGTCCTATCGCTTCTATCTACTATCAAGGTTTGATGAGAATTGATCAAGGCATTGACGTTGTTGAAAAGTCAGTTGTTTCTTACGGTGGTGTACAGGCCGGTTACCTGGAAAAAGGTTGCTCTTGGATCACACTGTTTATCGCAATGGCTCCGTCATTAGGATTCTTGGGTACTGTAATCGGTATGGTGCAGGCATTTGATAAAATCCAACAAGTAGGTGATATCTCTCCGACAGTTGTAGCAGGTGGTATGAAAGTTGCCTTGATTACAACTATCTTCGGTTTGATCGTTGCTTTGATCCTGCAGGTATTCTATAACTATATCTTGTCTAAGATTGAAGCTTTGACCAGCGAAATGGAAGATTCTTCTATCTCTCTGTTGGATATGGTTATCAAATATGACTTGAAATACAAAAAATAA